The genomic stretch TTAATGCTTCAATTTTAACCCGCCTTTGGGAAAGAGGAGTTTGGTCATTCTGATACGCCACGATATTTTCCTCAAAGGTTTTCTTTTGATACCGATAAAATATCCCCAGGGGAAAGGGAAAGGATTCCAGAGCTTTCTGCAGTGCTGCCCCCCGCTGTGTCGGATCGTGATCTTTCATCCAGTAGGTGTTTTCTTCGTACCAGTCATAGGTGTTGACTTTATTGAAAGAAACACAGGGTTGAAAGATATCAATAAAAGAAAATCCCCGGTGCAGTATCGCCTGGCGCAAAATTGCTTTAGTTTTATCCGCCTGGCCACTGTAACCCCGGGCCACGAATGAGGCATTCGAAGCAATGGCCAGAGCAAGGGGATTCAAAGGTTCCTCAAAAACCCCTTCCGGCTGAGCCGGGGTTTTCATGCCGATCATGGTGGTCGGCGACGCCTGGCCTTTGGTCAAGCCATAGACCTGGTTGTTGTGAACCAGCAGGGTTATATCGGCATTGCGCCGC from Pseudomonadota bacterium encodes the following:
- a CDS encoding thiamine pyrophosphate-dependent enzyme — protein: MNTFVSTRPGSKDISWCPGCGNFAIRNMLMAVLADLGLDPANVALISGIGQAAKMPHYIQANGFHTLHGRAIPIATGVKIANPALTVIAEGGDGDMYAEGGNHFLHGLRRNADITLLVHNNQVYGLTKGQASPTTMIGMKTPAQPEGVFEEPLNPLALAIASNASFVARGYSGQADKTKAILRQAILHRGFSFIDIFQPCVSFNKVNTYDWYEENTYWMKDHDPTQRGAALQKALESFPFPLGIFYRYQKKTFEENIVAYQNDQTPLSQRRVKIEALSKYVNFLSYEKTA